The genomic stretch tttataattaaattaagtTGTTAGAATGTCTGTTCAAAATACTGAGGAATTAGTAGACTACGAAGAGGAGGAGACTACAACAAGAATTGAGGAGGAGTCTAGAGCAGATGAGGGATCTAAGGTGGGTAGAGGTAATTATGTAGCTATTCACGCCTCCGGATTTAGGGACTTTTTCTTAAAGCCTGAATTAATTAGAGCCATAGGTGATGCAGGGTTTGAGCATCCTTCTGAGGTGCAGCATGAGACAATTCCCCATGCTATCACAGGTGTTGACATTTTATGTCAAGCTAAATCGGGAATGGGAAAGACAGCAGTTTTTGTATTGTCGATCCTCCAGCAGTTAAATCCTGATGAAGAGAGTAAGAATGTTGAATGCATTTGCATTGGCCATACTAGGGAGTTAGCTTTCCAGGTGAAGAATGAGTTTGATAGATTTTCAAAATACCTCAAGAATGTGAAGCCTCAGGTAGTTTATGGAGGCATCCCCATACAAAAGGATATAGATATGCTTTCAAACTCTACaccaaatattttgattggTACGCCTGGAAGAATAATTGCGTTAATTAGACAGAAGAAGTTAGTGACTGAGGGTATTGCTCATTTTGTTTTGGATGAATGCGATAAATGTCTAGAGTCTCTTGACATGAGAAAAGACGTCCAAGAGATCTTCATGAGTACTCCAAGAAAGAAGCAGGTAATGATGTTCAGTGCTACAATGACAAAGGAGATTAGAGATGTATGCAGAAAATTTATGCAGAATCCTGTTGAGATTTTCGTTGATGACGAGACAAAATTGACATTACATGGTTTACTACAATACTATGTAAAGTTGGGTGAAtctgaaaaaaatagaaagcTTAATGATTTACTCGATCAATTAGAGTTTAACCAGGTGATTATCTTTGTCAAAAGTGTCTCTAGAGCCCAAGCACTTCATAAGCTTCTTACAGAATGTAGCTTTCCATCAATTTGTATTCATGCAGCTCTTAGCCAGCAAGAAAGAATTTCAAGATACCAACAATTCAAAAACTTTGAGAAAAGAATTATGGTAGCAACCGACTTATTTGGAAGAGGTATTGATATTGAGAGAGTAAATATTGTAATTAATTACGATATGCCAGAGAATACAGATTCTTATCTTCATAGAGTCGGAAGAGCCGGTAGATTTGGTACAAAAGGTCTTGCAATTACCATGGTCTCTTCTCAAACTGACTCTCAAGTACTCAACGACGTACAGAGTAGATTCGAAGTCAACATTGCTGAAATGCCAAACCAGATTGATACTTCCTCATATATCAATCAATGAGCTTTTTACTAAGTGTAGACAACTCCACAGCATAAGTCTCATGGACTGAGTCTCTCTGAAGATAATCTCTAAagtgatttttttttttaacaatatGTTAAGTCACTTTTTTgcttatttgaataaatagtGCTATTTACTGATGAAAATATCACAATTCTGGCTCAATTCATCTTAAATACTGATTAATCAAACTATATTTGGCCATTTGCTGCTTGGGAGTGGCATCTCACCTATCACATTTTCCCACGGTGCCAATATGCTATTCTCCTTTACTTGTATAGCTACCAAGACTTCAAAGAATTTCAAAGTCACGGTATAACATTATATTTAGAATAGGAAATAGTGAAACGAAGGTTTATAGATATAGAGAGATGTTGAGAGATGCTTGGAAATATCAAAGAGATGATGAATGcatattcttttaataacaCAACTAGCTCGTTTGAGTAGCGTTAACTCAATGACTAAAGTAGTCAAGGGTTTTGTCCAACCCAGCAGATTTGCCTTAAAAGTTTAATGATTGCCTTAAATTTctatttgattaatttaaGTTATCCTTGCATCAGTCAGCTTCCGTTTTATTCTGCAAATTTTAGTGTTTAGTTACCACAAAGAGGTTTACCGCCAAAATTTTCGAACTTTTTTTACACGTAAATTCGAGACTTAGAATTTGTGTTAAATGAGCAtgcaaaattaattaaaggCTTTTGTATGCCGAATTAAATTCTTGATTTAGGAGATCTTGAATAATAAGAAGAATAGATAAGAGATATTTAGGGATTAAATTGGAGATGGCAtgtaaattttaatatatttttgagaTTCAAGGTCgtaattgaaaatgattccAGAAGCAAGATTGGAGAGAGCTATGCCCTCCACTGAAACCTTGGATGAAAATCCAACGGTTTCAACTGAGTGCTCTAATTCTGAGATTTCCCCAATTGCATCTTGCAACAGATATATTTCAGGAAAGGAAAATTTGGAGAGAGAAGGTGTACAAGACGATTGTGTCTATAAAGGGAATTTCTTAGATGTGCCTAATTTGGACTATGACGACAATTCCTCTATTTATATGAAGAATGAACAAGAAAATACGGCGTCCTGTATTTCATTGGTTTCAATGCTTATGTTCTCAATCTTTCTTTGCTATGCTGACAGAATTATAATGCCATCTTGTATTAAAAGCATTAGTGAAGAGTTTCGATTTAGCAAATCCGATCAAGGTTTTATCCTTGGACTTTTTTATGGAGGTTACATTTGGACCCAAATTATTGGTGGATATATTTCAGATACCAGCAAATTAGGTGGAAAAGGTGTATTATTCTTTGGAGTAATGTTCTGGAGTCTTTGCATGATATTTACTTCGTTTCTTTCCTATCTGGGTATTGCTGGATTTATCATATGTAGAATTTTTCTTGGAGTTGGAGAAGGAGTTTCTTTCCCAGCATTAAATTCTATTGTTGGTCATCATATACCTTCCAAGTATTCTTCAACAGTAATTTCCATTATCATTGCAAGCTCATTTATTGGAGGAGGATTTGCTGCATTTGTTACTCCTCCAATGATACTATCTTTGGGATGGAGAGGTCcattttatatatttggaTTGATTGGAGTTATTTGGTCAATCGTTTGGCTTTTTTTGGATGTCAAAAGTCTTAGTTGGACAAATAAACCGAGAATTTACGAGTTTTATAGCGTCCAGAAGaaaaatgattttgaaattcaGCTACAAGATATCCaatttaagaataaattgTCATTCGAGATTAGTCCCAAGTACAAAGCAAACACTGATCTTTTTAGCCAACTATCTATTGGAGCTGAGTATTTGAATAAGCAAGAACttggaaaaaaagattCTTCTATTGAATATGATATTGAGAATctaaaaggaaaaaaaaacaaatatcgaaaaattttaaactttgcaaaaatgattttattaaatagaaGTATATTTGCTATAATTGTTGCTCAGTACTGCCATGGTTGGACCCAATTTGGCTTTGTTACTTGGATGCCAATATACTTCACAGATGTATGCAAAGTTAACTCAGCATATCTTGGGTATTATACAACTCCTCCATGGGTTTTGCAAGCCTTTTTTGTCATATTCTTTGGGTTTTTAGCTGATAAACTTGTTTCCTCGTCAGTCAAGCCAATCTTTGTAcgaaaattatttcaatcCGTGAGTATGTTTGTTGGGGCAGGATGCCAGTTATCATTGGTTATTCTTAATCATATGGGATTAACTTCCGCTTCATATGCAATAATggtaatttctttaatgttcattttcaatactATGAGTGGAGGAGGAGTAACAGTGTATCAGTTTGATATTGCTCCAGAGTTTCCTGCTGTTGTTTACGCAATAGGAAATACATTTGGAACAATTGCAGGTCTGTTTTCTGTATCACTTACAGGACTTATCTTGAATAGATTCGAGGTGGATCTTCAGGTTATAGGGCATGGGCTAGATGAATCTATGTTAATTGAAAGATGGAAGTGGGTTTTGGCAATTTTTGCGATTCACAATATAATTGGAGGACTATTGTTTGTGTTATTTGCTGATGAAAGacaaatttcattaaacCAACAAAGTAATAAGAACGCTGATTTGGACCTCAGCATATCTAAAGATGAGCatataaatgaaatataaAGGAACTAAATATGTACTTTTATatgtaattattataaataataaatgtatAGAGCTTTATTAGAATATAAACAATAACTAATAATTCAGAACAAGGgaaaaattcattatattaaatttttatatattctGTCTATTCTATTACCTCCTTTTCCTATTTGACAGTGTAATTTGGTTTTTAATATAGCAAccaaatttatatattcgATAAATTACCCAAGTGAAAAACGACGATACCAACAGTATCCAAATAACAAATACGACATTAGTGCCACATATACCGACAGGAATCTCCAAATCTTCTGAGATCTTAGAGAATTCCTTCTCTAATGGTATTTTTTCTTCGTTTTGTGAGGTTAAAGCTAGGCTAAAATCTTCTTCAGTTGCGACAGAAGGATAACAGTCATATAAAGGGGGTATAAAGTAATTTAAGAACTTGAGTTTCCAAGGTTTAGAGCACTGGCAAAAGCTCCAATAGTAGAAGTAACACGAAAATTTTCCGTTTTTGTGCTTTGAACAGGAGTACATCATTACATTGCAGCCTTTATTTACCATTTGTTCATTTTCCCTACATAAAGGTAAATTTTcataattctttttatttgatattatttgagAATACTCAGGTCCAAACATTCCTTCTAATACAAACTTGAGGGATTTTGTATATGCTTCAAACAGTGCGAGACTTTCACCCTGGGAGTTTTCAATTGGTTGGTTAATTCCGGGGCTTAAACTCTCTTCTTTTTGCTTGTTACCatcatatttattttcaattacCTTTTTTGCTGCATCCAGAgatgaaaaaaagattGAAATAACCAAAATAAGAATGAATGAATTGATGTTTAAATATCTTCTAATACTTATTGGCATTTATTTATCTTGCTTAGATCAAATCCacataaaaattaaatagaaGAAACATATATAGGCTctaaaatttatttcttttcaaaCTAGACTGATACATTATTTGGGTTAATCAGAGGTTTATTTAGATTTTCTATTCATACTCTGAATCTctatttttctttctgtTGTGATATGTTTATTTCATTGATTTAGTTTTAATGTGGGAGTTGGCGCCAAAAGTGTAAGAGTATACCGGAGTTACATGCTTTTAATAGTGAGACTAAAAGAGGGGTGCAATGAAATGAGAGAATGAGTAGAAAGATTTCAAACAAACATTGGGTAGTCTTTGAATCTTACTTGACTAATGACGCTATTTAAATATGactatatattatataaatattcgTTTAGATGTTAATATAAGAATCGTGTAAGTCAACTGCCTTGGAATTAATCGAATTCAAGACGGATAGATATTTCTTTAGAGTTTTGAGACTTCTGTGGAAACATTGTTGTTGTTCTTTTTGGACATTTCTGTATAATAGAAGTGAAGTAAGCAAGGAAGCAGTAAGGAAAAGCCACACACTTATTTGATTTTCCGGAGTTAAGTCAAAAGAAGCAGCAGTACCGTTTTGTTGGATGGCTTCACTATTAGAGAAAATGTTGAATCCAGAATAGTTACAAACCTGGAAAATAGCCATAATTAGCATTAGTAAAATGATGAATAGAGAAGATTTTTtatacaaatttttttgtcGGTAtagattttctttatttttctcaAGTTGCGTTTGTTTATATATAAGGCACTTATTATGCTCAAGTAAAGTTTGACAATCATTTAGTAGTGTAGCAATATCGTCCTGGACTTTCCTATCCACAACCTTTTCGATTTGGTCAACAACTTCCAAGATTCTGTTTAGAGTGGGGAGGCCATTACCTACTTGAGATAATTTGTCCGGTGCATGTGATTTACCAGATTTAGTTCGAACATTAGTTATATTCTGattttctgaatttgaaaacGACTCTCCTAAAGATTGAAGGGTGTTTAAGGTCAAATAGGTTCCGTCCTTTGCACCTGCAATATATATGGGGATTAAATCAAAACCATGCTTGATTGCAATGCTGGAGCTAAGATTCTGGGTGACTTGGCATATTACTTTAATTCTATCTTCCTCTGTAGGAATTTCATCAATCTTTGTTAATAGAAAACTTGTTTTGCGAGGAGCATTTTGTGCAATATATTTCGCAAAACTTAAAAGCCTTTTACTAAGAGCTTGTCCTGAAGGGTCAATACAAATCAAAACCAAGTCACACAAAGACATTGCAATATCTCTAATTACATTATCAATatcaaaagaatatattgaatcGCCATCTAATAATCCTGGAGTgtcaataaaattaatactttGCAACCTTCCTTGATTAGAAGGGAAAGTTTTAACAGACAAACTTGGAAGTAGAGTTGGGTTCCTCTCCACAACTTCTCTGAGCTCTGGTAAAATCATTAAAGCTGTTTCACCGCCAATTTCATTAACTTGTTTACCTGAAACCACAAATGAGATTCCACAAGTTTCTATAGCCATTCCTGTCTTTTGTATATTTTCTTGCAACAGCCAATTAATCAATGTGCTTTTTCCCGCAGAAACATTTCCAATTATCATTACAGTAGCCTTCCTTCCCAATTTGGAGACCTTTAAGTTTAATGCTCTGCTTATTGAATATAGGCCTAACCCATCATCATTATTCTCAAGCTCTTCTTCATATCCTTCCATTTCATCTTCATATTGATTTATAAATCTATCCAAATTGCGGCTTTTACCTCCTTTTCTTCCCATACCATGTACTCTTCCAACTTTATATCCATTGTACAAGCCataaatctaaaaaaaaaaagcaaatgtaaattaattttaaagttCATAATATCTCATTAACCTGGATACAACATCTCTCCAAAGCTAATGATGGTAATATTAAcaacaatattttcaaacaTACCTCATCCAGTATAGATgcattcaaattattacgCTGCTCATTAGGCTTTAATGCCAGCAAAGATGGTTTTACTTTATCTTGCATATCTTCTGATACAAATTAAATGTACTATATTTACTTCTTTTAGTCTTTAGATGATATCGCatgaaatatattgatttaccttttattattttaatttagaatttcttttcttacCTACCCCACATGCTTTGCTTTATCTACATCtccattaaattatatatttgaacAATTCCCGCCTTTTGTGTgcaaataatacaaaattttAAACTGAAGGCGAATtagaattaatgaaaatagtAGAAGAAATAATCTTTCAAAATGGAGcatgataatttaaatatctAGTGGACTACTTTTTGTTATCTTTGGATGTTTGtgcttttaataattagtaatttatttgttttagTCAATTAGTCGTAACTAgctatattaaataaaaggTTTTGGCGGTAAAGTATCGAATAT from Cryptosporidium parvum Iowa II chromosome 8, whole genome shotgun sequence encodes the following:
- a CDS encoding Na-dependent inorganic phosphate cotransporter with 12 transmembrane domains, giving the protein MIPEARLERAMPSTETLDENPTVSTECSNSEISPIASCNRYISGKENLEREGVQDDCVYKGNFLDVPNLDYDDNSSIYMKNEQENTASCISLVSMLMFSIFLCYADRIIMPSCIKSISEEFRFSKSDQGFILGLFYGGYIWTQIIGGYISDTSKLGGKGVLFFGVMFWSLCMIFTSFLSYLGIAGFIICRIFLGVGEGVSFPALNSIVGHHIPSKYSSTVISIIIASSFIGGGFAAFVTPPMILSLGWRGPFYIFGLIGVIWSIVWLFLDVKSLSWTNKPRIYEFYSVQKKNDFEIQLQDIQFKNKLSFEISPKYKANTDLFSQLSIGAEYLNKQELGKKDSSIEYDIENLKGKKNKYRKILNFAKMILLNRSIFAIIVAQYCHGWTQFGFVTWMPIYFTDVCKVNSAYLGYYTTPPWVLQAFFVIFFGFLADKLVSSSVKPIFVRKLFQSVSMFVGAGCQLSLVILNHMGLTSASYAIMVISLMFIFNTMSGGGVTVYQFDIAPEFPAVVYAIGNTFGTIAGLFSVSLTGLILNRFEVDLQVIGHGLDESMLIERWKWVLAIFAIHNIIGGLLFVLFADERQISLNQQSNKNADLDLSISKDEHINEI
- a CDS encoding Sub2p like superfamily II helicase involved in snRNP biogenesis → VVRMSVQNTEELVDYEEEETTTRIEEESRADEGSKVGRGNYVAIHASGFRDFFLKPELIRAIGDAGFEHPSEVQHETIPHAITGVDILCQAKSGMGKTAVFVLSILQQLNPDEESKNVECICIGHTRELAFQVKNEFDRFSKYLKNVKPQVVYGGIPIQKDIDMLSNSTPNILIGTPGRIIALIRQKKLVTEGIAHFVLDECDKCLESLDMRKDVQEIFMSTPRKKQVMMFSATMTKEIRDVCRKFMQNPVEIFVDDETKLTLHGLLQYYVKLGESEKNRKLNDLLDQLEFNQVIIFVKSVSRAQALHKLLTECSFPSICIHAALSQQERISRYQQFKNFEKRIMVATDLFGRGIDIERVNIVINYDMPENTDSYLHRVGRAGRFGTKGLAITMVSSQTDSQVLNDVQSRFEVNIAEMPNQIDTSSYINQ
- a CDS encoding LepA like TRAFAC class GTpase, 2 transmembrane domain near C, with amino-acid sequence MGRKGGKSRNLDRFINQYEDEMEGYEEELENNDDGLGLYSISRALNLKVSKLGRKATVMIIGNVSAGKSTLINWLLQENIQKTGMAIETCGISFVVSGKQVNEIGGETALMILPELREVVERNPTLLPSLSVKTFPSNQGRLQSINFIDTPGLLDGDSIYSFDIDNVIRDIAMSLCDLVLICIDPSGQALSKRLLSFAKYIAQNAPRKTSFLLTKIDEIPTEEDRIKVICQVTQNLSSSIAIKHGFDLIPIYIAGAKDGTYLTLNTLQSLGESFSNSENQNITNVRTKSGKSHAPDKLSQVGNGLPTLNRILEVVDQIEKVVDRKVQDDIATLLNDCQTLLEHNKCLIYKQTQLEKNKENLYRQKNLYKKSSLFIILLMLIMAIFQVCNYSGFNIFSNSEAIQQNGTAASFDLTPENQISVWLFLTASLLTSLLLYRNVQKEQQQCFHRSLKTLKKYLSVLNSINSKAVDLHDSYINI